The genomic DNA GTATAGGGGTTCTATTGGCTTTTATATAATATTTTCCTAATGTTTTTCCGTCTGAAGAAATGACTTCGGTAGCCAAATCACTTTTGGGGTTTTCTAATTCTTCAAAAGAAGGTAATGGACCAAAAGCTCCCCAAGAAGCAAGTAAGAACATTAAGGTTATTGAAGATAATCCACCTAAAATTATTAGCCAAAACCATTTGACATATTTTGTAAAATTTGTTGTTGTTTCTTTTGTCATGTGATATTAATTTTTTTCGATTCGAAAGCCTACATCTGTAATTCCTTCTAGTTCAATAACACCGTTAATAGCTCCATTTTTTCGCATGGATTGATAAATGTCTATGGTGTAGTTTCCTAATTTTGGAAATACGATATTTTCTTTATAAAAAAGTTTGTTTTCTTTAATGTCTGAGAATCCTTGCCCTAAAAAACGCCCTGTAGGATCTGTCATTTCATATTCCAAAGTATCCGTTATTTTTTGTCCGTCAGGAAAAGTCATTTTAGTAATTAAAAATAGATTACTAAAAGAGTATTCATTATTGTTTCTTATATTGATAAACAAATTTTTAGGGGTAAGCGTATCCGATGCTGAAAAACTAAAGGAAATAGGACTGTTTTTTTTCCATTTTTCTTCAGGAATAGGACTGTAAGAGTCATATATTCTTTTAGAATCGCATGAACTAAAAGAATATATAAAAAGAATTAATAAAATAACATATGATTTATCCATTGCTTCTTTGATCTTTATTTTCTCTTGGTTTATGACTAGATTTTTTTCTAGGCTTTGTTTTTGGCAAGGTATTTTTACCTTCTACTTTTTTTTCTTGACTTTGCTTTGCTGGTCGTTGTTTTTGTGGAATATTTTGTCCGGTTTTTCTTCCCTGCTTTGCTGAAGGTTGTTGTTTTTTATTTCCAGTTTTTTTTTCTTGTTGTTGTTTTACTGGTCGTTGCTTCTGCTGGCTGCTATTTGCTCCAGTTTTTTTCTCTTGTTTTTGTTTTGGAGTTATCTGTTGTTTTTTTTGCGTTCCTTTTTTCTCTTGATTTACAACGGATCTTTTGTTTTTTTGTTGATTAGGATTCGTTGCTATTTTTTTCTCTTGTTTTTGTTTTGTGTTTACTGATTGTTTTTTTTCTATATTCTCTGAACGCTTTTTAGGCCTTGCATTTCTTTTAGAGTTTCCTTTCGAACTATCATTAGGTGCGTCAGATACTTTTTTTATGGAAGTAGTTTTTTCCTTAGGAGCTTTACGATGATTAGCTGCTGTGTTTTTTACATTCCCTTTTTTATTTCTTTTATTTCTACGAG from Tenacibaculum maritimum NCIMB 2154 includes the following:
- a CDS encoding gliding motility lipoprotein GldH; translated protein: MDKSYVILLILFIYSFSSCDSKRIYDSYSPIPEEKWKKNSPISFSFSASDTLTPKNLFINIRNNNEYSFSNLFLITKMTFPDGQKITDTLEYEMTDPTGRFLGQGFSDIKENKLFYKENIVFPKLGNYTIDIYQSMRKNGAINGVIELEGITDVGFRIEKN